One Gossypium hirsutum isolate 1008001.06 chromosome A11, Gossypium_hirsutum_v2.1, whole genome shotgun sequence genomic window carries:
- the LOC121209779 gene encoding uncharacterized protein: MADNDQGEDDKRIRVRGQGRGRCRGRPRKRKQPEASYFSTSTLPTDYNSTSNSWSKNYRYGTTFLGAPSLANRLSFKTACTICKKEMDSPMICINTDFLCPSCNHCFLASIKSSVSQNPQPEVLPPLSSTIFRSQFLEIMNHPYSTDLPVYSIYDQYKLALKDPRFFRIMLDLVSIIKNKPLPVPIFQGKELNLHPIFVQVTCRGGIRKVVRERKMQELCAALAANLSAGVVYKMYMKWLYDLESWFFDSPPGEYLQTSSTSFARGHLMQGLLEGQPSSQRIQATAPYRNPASVNTNRQSTSLQAGFDFGLTCHLYSSSSRPCPMPGVIGGEPSSSNLGSAIANNNRLWITEPSAYDYYSDFDYNLDFDFASPDHPFSSLPKPHPIQGLIEGQPSEQGLTSFADLNSAIANDQITFIDDGQLRNFSSSSIWNCHINYSIYCEPISNGA; encoded by the exons ATGGCTGACAATGATCAAGGTGAAGATGATAAACGAATCAGAGTCCGAGGCCAAGGTCGAGGTCGATGTCGAGGTCGCCCACGCAAAAGGAAGCAACCTGAAGCATCTTACTTTTCAACGTCTACTCTACCAACAGATTATAACAGTACGTCCAATTCTTGGAGTAAGAATTATCGTTATGGAACAACCTTTCTTGGTGCCCCCTCTTTGGCAAACCGACTGTCATTTAAGACTGCTTGCACTATATGCAAGAAGGAGATGGACTCTCCTATGATTTGCATCAACACTGATTTTCTATGCCCTTCCTGCAATCACTGCTTTTTGGCTTCAATCAAATCTTCAGTTTCCCAAAATCCACAACCAGAGGTTTTGCCACCTCTCTCTTCAACTATCTTCCGAAGCCAATTTCTTGAAATAATGAATCATCCCTACAGCACAGATTTACCGGTATACAGTATTTATGATCAATATAAACTTGCACTGAAAGATCCACGTTTCTTCCGTATCATGCTGGACCTTGTATCTATTATAAAAAACAAACCTCTCCC AGTTCCTATATTCCAGGGAAAGGAACTCAACTTGCATCCGATTTTCGTCCAAGTTACTTGTCGAGGTGGCATACGTAAG GTTGTTCGGGAACGAAAAATGCAAGAATTGTGCGCTGCACTTGCTGCAAATTTAAGTGCTGGGGTcgtatataaaatgtatatgaaatggttgtatGACTTAGAATCCTGGTTCTTTGATTCCCCTCCTGGTGAGTATTTACAAACTTCTTCAACTTCATTTGCAAGAGGACATCTAATGCAAGGGTTACTAGAAGGACAACCATCATCACAACGAATACAAGCAACAGCTCCATATAGAAATCCAGCATCAGTGAATACCAATAGGCAGTCGACTAGCTTGCAGGCTGGTTTCGACTTCGGTTTGACATGCCATCTGTATAGTTCATCTTCCAGACCATGTCCAATGCCAGGGGTGATAGGGGGAGAACCATCATCTTCAAATTTGGGTTCAGCAATAGCAAATAACAATCGGCTCTGGATTACTGAACCCTCCGCCTATGATTACTACTCCGATTTCGACTacaatttggattttgatttcgCTTCACCAGATCATCCTTTCAGTTCACTTCCCAAACCACATCCGATACAAGGATTGATAGAAGGACAACCATCAGAACAAGGTCTTACATCATTTGCAGATCTCAATTCAGCAATTGCCAATGATCAGATAACTTTCATTGATGATGGTCAGTTAAGAAATTTCTCTTCATCTTCTATATGGAACTGTCATATCAACTATTCAATATATTGTGAACCTATTTCAAACGGGGCCTGA